The proteins below come from a single uncultured Dethiosulfovibrio sp. genomic window:
- a CDS encoding amino acid ABC transporter ATP-binding protein gives MEKNSEALITVEGLHKRFEDEHVLRGVSITIKEGDLVSIIGPSGCGKSTFLRCLNGLEYLDSGRIEIAGVTLSRSSSDQAITRSFMEAAHEMRKEVGIVFQGFNLFPHKTVLENVMLAPVVVKKTPKDEAEDSALRLLEKVGLKGYANRYPVTLSGGQAQRAAIARALAMAPKVMLYDEPTSALDPELVGEVLQVMRDLDSEGMTQVVVTHAMHFARDASDYVVFMDQGEIVEVADGDEIFSNPVNDRTKDFLRHLAGVV, from the coding sequence TTGGAAAAGAACAGCGAGGCCCTCATCACTGTTGAGGGTCTCCACAAAAGGTTTGAAGACGAGCACGTTTTAAGAGGCGTATCCATTACCATCAAAGAAGGCGACCTAGTCTCCATTATAGGCCCCTCGGGCTGTGGCAAGTCGACCTTTCTCCGATGTCTTAACGGTCTGGAGTACCTCGATTCAGGGAGAATCGAGATTGCTGGGGTTACTCTGTCCCGATCTTCGTCCGATCAGGCTATAACCCGCTCCTTTATGGAGGCGGCCCACGAGATGCGAAAGGAAGTAGGCATAGTTTTTCAGGGGTTCAATCTGTTTCCCCATAAGACGGTCCTTGAAAACGTGATGCTTGCTCCTGTGGTGGTGAAGAAGACCCCTAAAGACGAGGCGGAGGATAGCGCACTGAGGTTGTTGGAGAAGGTCGGCCTTAAAGGTTACGCTAACCGATATCCGGTCACCCTTTCCGGCGGCCAGGCTCAGAGGGCGGCTATCGCCAGAGCCCTTGCGATGGCCCCTAAGGTGATGCTATACGATGAACCTACCTCAGCTCTGGATCCAGAGCTTGTCGGGGAAGTCCTTCAGGTTATGAGGGATCTCGACTCTGAAGGTATGACCCAGGTCGTGGTGACCCACGCCATGCATTTCGCCAGAGATGCTTCGGATTACGTGGTCTTTATGGACCAAGGAGAGATAGTCGAGGTCGCTGACGGAGATGAGATATTCTCAAATCCGGTGAACGATAGGACCAAGGATTTTCTCCGTCATCTAGCGGGGGTGGTATGA
- a CDS encoding ABC transporter substrate-binding protein/permease: MMRRLLLVLAFLSCSFPAFASLTAQPGELRWGGDTEGGAPYMFQDPDDMNHLIGYEVEIIEAIAGRMGLNARFVQNGWDNLIPGLERRLYDVSINGLEITPEHQDVVDFSVPYYITHLQIAVRRNNFDITDLEDCKGKIIGTLKQSYSQYVLETLGDVDIRTYADEINAYTDLVNGRLDGTLFDAPIALYYGGPMREVKFVGGPIGKIEYGIAVPKDNPELLALVNQVVTEMRDGGELRAILERWGLWNPMVAGEFHDVGPSRTAPVMYDKWLESHSTSLSGADKLKRYLSFMPKLGKAAVTTMQVSVISMVLAVVFGLMLALLRVFGPPPLSTLSMWYVEIVRGTPVLIQLFFIFYGLPNVGIKLSPFMAGVIGLGMNYAAYEAEIYRAGLMSVPVGQMEAALGLGMTRREALRHVVVPQAVRMVLPPVTNDFISLLKDSSLVSVITLVDLTKAYGQIATTYYDYFGTGIIVAAIYFLLGYPFIRLARWTERKMEASFVPDRVRKNRRTGLGLRLF, translated from the coding sequence ATGATGCGCCGTTTGTTGCTGGTCTTGGCTTTTTTGTCTTGCTCTTTTCCTGCCTTTGCCTCTTTAACCGCTCAACCAGGTGAACTTAGGTGGGGTGGCGATACGGAAGGCGGGGCACCTTATATGTTTCAGGATCCAGACGATATGAACCATCTCATAGGATACGAGGTGGAGATCATAGAGGCTATAGCCGGTCGGATGGGGCTAAACGCTCGGTTCGTCCAAAACGGATGGGATAATCTGATACCGGGCCTGGAGAGGCGACTTTACGATGTCTCCATAAACGGTCTTGAGATAACCCCTGAACACCAGGATGTAGTCGATTTCTCCGTTCCCTACTATATTACCCATCTACAGATAGCGGTCAGAAGGAACAATTTCGATATCACCGATTTGGAGGATTGTAAAGGTAAAATTATAGGTACCCTTAAACAATCCTACTCTCAGTATGTTCTGGAAACCTTGGGAGACGTGGATATCAGGACCTATGCCGATGAGATAAACGCCTACACCGATCTGGTCAACGGCAGGCTCGACGGTACCCTGTTTGATGCTCCTATAGCCCTCTACTACGGAGGGCCTATGAGGGAGGTCAAGTTCGTCGGAGGGCCTATAGGAAAGATAGAGTACGGTATAGCTGTCCCGAAGGACAATCCCGAGCTGCTGGCCCTGGTAAATCAGGTGGTAACCGAGATGAGAGATGGTGGAGAACTCCGGGCCATTTTAGAGCGATGGGGGCTTTGGAACCCTATGGTTGCTGGAGAGTTTCACGATGTCGGGCCATCAAGGACCGCCCCGGTGATGTACGATAAGTGGCTGGAATCTCACAGCACATCCCTTTCAGGGGCTGATAAGCTCAAAAGGTATCTTTCCTTTATGCCTAAACTGGGGAAGGCTGCGGTGACAACCATGCAGGTCTCGGTGATATCTATGGTCCTGGCGGTCGTATTCGGTTTGATGCTGGCCCTTCTCAGGGTATTCGGTCCCCCTCCTCTGTCCACCCTCTCTATGTGGTACGTGGAGATAGTCAGAGGGACTCCTGTCCTGATACAGCTGTTCTTTATATTCTACGGTCTTCCTAACGTAGGCATAAAGCTGAGCCCCTTTATGGCTGGGGTTATCGGTCTAGGTATGAACTACGCCGCCTACGAGGCGGAGATCTACAGAGCTGGCCTTATGTCGGTGCCTGTGGGCCAGATGGAGGCCGCTTTAGGTCTGGGCATGACCAGACGAGAGGCCCTGAGGCACGTGGTCGTCCCTCAGGCTGTTAGGATGGTCCTCCCCCCTGTGACCAACGACTTTATATCCCTGCTGAAGGATTCCTCTTTGGTGTCGGTTATAACTCTGGTGGATCTCACCAAGGCCTACGGACAGATAGCCACCACCTATTACGATTACTTCGGCACGGGAATCATAGTCGCCGCAATCTACTTCCTGCTAGGGTATCCCTTTATCCGATTAGCCAGGTGGACCGAGAGGAAGATGGAGGCATCTTTCGTGCCCGATAGGGTTAGAAAGAACCGTCGAACTGGCCTCGGGCTGAGGCTTTTTTAG
- the yedF gene encoding sulfurtransferase-like selenium metabolism protein YedF — protein MNTVDARGKQCPQPVMMTKKVIEEGAKEIKVIVDNPIAGQNVSRMLKSKGFDVILEAENDLDIAVTGILGDKPAKEDPQPIQNTYTCHSDGKAQIAVLISRDILGGADVELGEVLIKGFLGTVHQLDQQILPQTVAFMNEGVKLALKDSSTCESLMELDKKGCRILVCGTCVNHFGVSDQVGVGEISNMFDITEALLKADKILSL, from the coding sequence ATGAACACAGTTGACGCTAGAGGTAAGCAATGCCCCCAACCGGTGATGATGACCAAAAAGGTAATCGAAGAAGGAGCCAAGGAGATAAAGGTTATAGTAGATAACCCCATAGCAGGCCAAAACGTATCGAGGATGCTTAAAAGCAAGGGGTTTGACGTAATATTGGAGGCGGAAAACGACCTGGACATAGCCGTGACAGGCATATTAGGCGATAAACCGGCAAAGGAAGATCCACAACCTATCCAGAACACCTACACCTGCCATTCCGATGGAAAGGCCCAAATCGCCGTTCTGATATCCAGAGATATCCTAGGCGGAGCGGACGTAGAGCTAGGGGAGGTCCTGATAAAGGGCTTTCTGGGAACGGTACATCAGCTCGACCAACAGATACTACCACAGACCGTCGCCTTTATGAACGAAGGGGTCAAACTGGCCCTAAAAGACAGCTCTACCTGCGAAAGCCTTATGGAGCTCGATAAAAAGGGCTGTCGAATACTGGTCTGCGGAACCTGCGTAAACCACTTTGGCGTCTCAGATCAGGTTGGGGTCGGAGAGATCTCCAACATGTTCGACATAACCGAAGCCCTACTGAAAGCGGATAAAATCCTTTCCCTTTAG
- the speD gene encoding adenosylmethionine decarboxylase codes for MEDRIKLYGFNNLTKSLCFNFYDICYAQSLVERREYIKYIDDEYSADRVTSILSDVADIIGATVLNVAKQDYEPQGASVTILIAEEPVPPELRGSESERGQAVPGPLPDTVVGHLDKSHITVHTYPEQHPDNGISTFRADIDVSTCGRISPLRALNYLLHRFNPDIACIDYRVRGFTRDVEGNKYFIDHEINSIQDFISKDTRYRYNMYDVNVYQENLFCTRMMLRDFELDDYLFHVSAEDIRPSKRKIITDKIKSEMLEIFSGRNLRGFTG; via the coding sequence ATGGAAGACAGAATAAAGCTCTACGGTTTTAACAACCTCACCAAGAGCCTGTGCTTTAACTTTTACGACATCTGCTACGCTCAGAGCCTGGTGGAGAGACGGGAGTACATAAAGTACATAGACGATGAGTACTCCGCGGACAGAGTTACGTCCATATTAAGCGATGTGGCGGATATAATAGGGGCTACGGTGCTCAACGTAGCGAAGCAGGACTATGAGCCCCAGGGGGCAAGTGTCACCATTTTGATTGCCGAAGAGCCTGTCCCTCCGGAGCTGAGAGGCAGCGAGTCCGAGCGAGGTCAGGCGGTGCCAGGCCCTCTTCCTGATACGGTGGTAGGTCACCTCGATAAGAGCCATATAACCGTCCATACCTACCCGGAGCAACATCCCGACAACGGCATAAGCACCTTCAGGGCGGATATAGATGTCTCCACCTGTGGGAGGATATCCCCTCTCAGGGCCCTCAACTACCTGCTCCATCGTTTTAACCCCGATATAGCCTGTATAGATTACCGGGTCAGGGGCTTTACCAGAGACGTGGAGGGAAACAAATACTTTATAGACCACGAGATAAACTCCATCCAGGACTTTATCTCCAAGGACACCAGATATCGCTACAACATGTACGACGTAAACGTCTACCAGGAGAACCTCTTTTGCACCAGGATGATGCTCAGGGATTTCGAGCTCGACGACTACCTCTTTCACGTCAGTGCGGAGGATATCAGGCCGTCTAAGAGGAAGATCATCACCGATAAGATAAAGTCGGAGATGTTGGAGATTTTCTCCGGCAGAAATCTAAGGGGTTTTACAGGCTAA